A window from Triticum aestivum cultivar Chinese Spring chromosome 6D, IWGSC CS RefSeq v2.1, whole genome shotgun sequence encodes these proteins:
- the LOC123143812 gene encoding probable protein phosphatase 2C 10, whose protein sequence is MHERSPGPSLAATRLPSSASLLLLLSLSLLAGRSHGWWCREDDEGCSLMGFRGDDSPVTGGGISEKGRFSYGFASCAGKRASMEDFYETRVDDVDGETVGLFGVFDGHGGARAAEYVKKHLFSNLIKHPKFMTDTKAAIAETFNHTDSEFLKADSSHTRDAGSTASTAILVGGRLVVANVGDSRAVVSKGGKAIAVSRDHKPDQTDERQRIEEAGGFVMWAGTWRVGGVLAVSRAFGDKLLKQYVVADPEIKEEVVDSSLEFLILASDGLWDVVTNDEAVAMVKPVEDPEQAAKGLLQEASQRGSADNITVVIVRFLDGTTTSAGDGPSEEVAKDQSEEVAKDQSS, encoded by the exons ATGCATGAGAGGTCGCCGGGGCCATCGCTAGCCGCCACGCGCCTCCCCTCCTCCGCCTCCCTGCTCCTGCTCCTGTCGCTGTCCCTGCTCGCCGGGCGCTCGCACGGCTGGTGGTGCCGCGAGGACGACGAGGGGTGCTCCCTGATGGGGTTCAGGGGCGACGACTCGCCGGTCACCGGAGGCGGTATCAG TGAAAAAGGCAGGTTCAGTTATGGGTTTGCAAGCTGTGCTGGGAAAAGGGCATCTATGGAGGATTTCTACGAGACAAGAGTGGATGATGTTGATGGAGAGACTGTTGGGTTGTTTGGCGTATTTGATG GtcacggcggagctcgagcagctgAATATGTGAAGAAGCACCTTTTCAGCAATTTAATCAAGCATCCGAAATTCATGACAGATACAAAGGCTGCTATTG CTGAAACATTCAATCATACCGATTCAGAGTTTCTGAAAGCTGATAGTAGCCACACCAGAGATGCTGGCTCAACTGCCTCAACAGCTATTCTTGTCGGTGGTCGCTTGGTGGTTGCAAATGTTGGTGATTCTAGAGCTGTTGTTTCTAAAGGAGGGAAGG CTATTGCGGTTTCCAGGGATCACAAACCTGACCAGACAGATGAGAGACAGAGAATTGAGGAAGCTGGAGGCTTTGTGATGTGGGCTG GGACATGGCGTGTTGGTGGTGTTCTTGCTGTTTCTCGCGCATTTGGTGATAAACTTCTAAAGCAGTATGTTGTCGCTGATCCAGAGATCAAG gAGGAGGTAGTTGACAGCTCACTTGAATTCCTTATCCTTGCTAGTGATGGGCTATGGGATGTTGTAACTAACGAT GAAGCTGTTGCCATGGTCAAGCCAGTAGAAGATCCTGAGCAAGCGGCGAAGGGACTACTTCAAGAAGCTTCTCAAAGGGGCAGTGCTGACAACATCACTGTCGTCATTGTTCGCTTCTTGGACGGAACGACGACGTCTGCTGGAGATGGACCGAGCGAGGAGGTTGCCAAGGACCAAAGTGAGGAGGTCGCCAAGGACCAATCTTCATAG